The Ralstonia wenshanensis genome includes a region encoding these proteins:
- a CDS encoding NCS2 family permease produces the protein MTWLARTFKLEEHQTDVRTEVLAGLTTFLTMAYIIFVNPNILADAGMPHDAVFVATCIAAAIGTVIMGMYANYPIAMAPGMGLNAYFAYAVVKGMGFTWQAALGAVFISGCLFLLVSVFRIREMIVNGIPHSIRVAITAGIGLFLGIVSLRGAGLIVGNPATLVTLGDVHQPSVILAVIGFFVIVALDHLRVKGAILIGILAVTAASFFFAGNTFHGVVSMPPSLAPTLMQLDIMGALSVGILNVVLVFFLVELFDATGTLMGVANRAGLLKQGKMDRLNKALLADSTAIMAGSLLGTSSTTAYIESASGVQAGGRTGLTALTVAVLFLLCLFFSPLAGVVPAYATAPALLYVSCLMLRELVDLNWEDTTEAVPAVLTALMMPFTYSIANGVAFGFITYSGLKLFTGRMREVPIIVWIISAVFLFRFFYLSGGH, from the coding sequence ATGACCTGGCTCGCGCGCACCTTCAAGCTCGAGGAACACCAGACCGACGTCCGCACGGAAGTGCTTGCCGGGCTGACGACGTTCCTCACCATGGCGTACATCATCTTCGTCAACCCGAACATCCTGGCTGACGCAGGCATGCCGCACGACGCGGTGTTTGTTGCCACCTGCATTGCCGCGGCAATCGGCACCGTCATCATGGGGATGTACGCGAACTACCCGATCGCGATGGCGCCGGGCATGGGCCTGAACGCCTACTTTGCGTACGCGGTGGTCAAGGGCATGGGCTTTACGTGGCAGGCGGCACTGGGCGCGGTGTTCATTTCCGGCTGCCTGTTCCTGCTCGTGAGCGTGTTCCGCATCCGCGAGATGATCGTCAACGGGATTCCGCATTCGATTCGCGTGGCGATCACGGCGGGTATCGGGCTGTTCCTGGGCATCGTGTCGCTGCGGGGCGCGGGGCTGATCGTCGGGAATCCGGCAACGCTCGTGACGCTGGGCGATGTGCACCAGCCTTCCGTCATCCTGGCGGTGATCGGCTTCTTCGTGATCGTGGCGCTGGACCACCTGCGCGTGAAGGGCGCCATCCTGATCGGCATTCTGGCCGTGACGGCAGCGAGCTTCTTCTTTGCCGGCAATACCTTCCACGGCGTGGTGTCGATGCCGCCGTCGCTCGCGCCCACGCTGATGCAGCTCGACATCATGGGTGCGCTATCGGTCGGCATCCTGAACGTGGTGCTGGTGTTCTTCCTGGTGGAGCTGTTTGACGCGACGGGCACGCTGATGGGGGTGGCCAACCGCGCGGGCCTGCTCAAGCAGGGCAAGATGGACCGCCTGAATAAGGCGCTGCTGGCCGACAGCACGGCCATCATGGCGGGCTCCCTGCTGGGCACGTCGTCGACCACCGCCTATATAGAAAGCGCTTCGGGTGTGCAGGCCGGTGGCCGGACAGGGCTGACCGCGCTGACGGTGGCGGTGCTGTTCCTGCTATGCCTGTTCTTCTCGCCGCTGGCTGGCGTGGTGCCGGCTTACGCGACGGCGCCCGCGCTGCTGTATGTGTCGTGCCTGATGTTGCGCGAACTGGTGGATCTGAACTGGGAAGACACCACCGAAGCCGTGCCGGCCGTGCTGACAGCGCTGATGATGCCGTTCACGTATTCCATCGCCAACGGCGTCGCGTTCGGCTTCATCACGTACTCGGGGCTGAAGCTGTTCACGGGCCGCATGCGCGAAGTGCCGATCATCGTGTGGATCATCTCGGCGGTGTTCCTGTTCCGCTTCTTCTATCTGTCGGGCGGGCATTGA
- a CDS encoding integrase, with translation MLEPRPADAVPLPDNAASQADLQAFAQERERVQAWLAARASGARAVSASTLSQYRVEAERVCWYARTFGKPIASWQRDDASAYLRFLQEPPAWAISARGIERDDANWTPLRGPLSARSTRQSSVIAANLCGWLQRTGYLRANPFLDDDAIVITVPAPSAPAPKSVGASESDSALSASDMALMIDAVRARVALGREARLRQARDHFLAVLLAQAGIRVSELVSARMGDVALHAVPTGHATSDALLPASVWLLAIGTGRSQRWLPCDALMSALREYRTAFGLSPLPLPNEATPLLLSVRKRSPRRADGTIIDSPALRRDFGERKGIASRSQLLLIVKAMLGEAAEYARGMGHADAAVRLANASLRGVRGAHLRERLAAGEAAADIAHALGLTALPSASVRAREADLAASIADAARKLALPSA, from the coding sequence ATGCTCGAACCGCGCCCGGCTGATGCCGTGCCCCTTCCCGATAACGCCGCTTCCCAGGCCGACCTGCAGGCTTTCGCACAAGAGCGCGAACGCGTGCAGGCGTGGCTCGCTGCGCGCGCTTCTGGCGCCCGTGCGGTGAGTGCTTCCACGCTCTCGCAGTACCGCGTGGAAGCGGAGCGCGTGTGCTGGTACGCGCGCACATTCGGTAAGCCGATCGCAAGCTGGCAGCGCGACGACGCGTCGGCCTATTTGCGCTTTTTGCAAGAACCGCCTGCATGGGCGATCAGTGCGCGCGGCATCGAACGCGACGATGCCAACTGGACGCCGCTGCGCGGCCCGCTCTCGGCACGTTCCACTCGGCAGAGCAGCGTCATCGCGGCGAATCTCTGCGGCTGGCTGCAGCGCACGGGTTATCTGCGCGCGAATCCATTTCTCGATGACGATGCGATCGTCATTACCGTGCCGGCGCCAAGCGCGCCTGCACCCAAATCCGTCGGGGCATCCGAATCGGACTCGGCACTGAGCGCATCCGACATGGCATTGATGATCGATGCCGTGCGTGCGCGTGTCGCCTTGGGCCGTGAAGCGCGCTTGCGCCAGGCGCGCGATCACTTCCTCGCCGTGCTGCTCGCACAGGCGGGGATACGTGTATCGGAGCTGGTGTCCGCCCGCATGGGCGACGTGGCGCTGCACGCCGTGCCGACCGGCCACGCGACATCCGACGCACTGTTGCCCGCGTCGGTCTGGCTGCTGGCGATCGGCACAGGCCGCTCGCAGCGCTGGCTGCCATGCGATGCGTTGATGTCTGCGCTGCGCGAGTACCGCACAGCCTTTGGCCTGTCGCCGCTGCCGTTGCCGAATGAAGCTACGCCGCTGCTGCTGTCGGTGCGCAAGCGATCGCCACGACGCGCAGACGGCACCATCATCGACTCCCCCGCCCTGCGCCGCGACTTCGGCGAGCGCAAGGGCATCGCCTCGCGTTCGCAACTGCTGCTCATCGTCAAGGCCATGCTCGGTGAAGCGGCTGAGTATGCTCGTGGCATGGGCCACGCCGACGCGGCAGTACGCCTGGCGAATGCCTCGTTGCGCGGCGTGCGCGGGGCTCACTTGCGCGAGCGGCTTGCCGCTGGCGAAGCCGCCGCCGACATCGCCCATGCGCTCGGTCTTACCGCCCTGCCGAGTGCTTCCGTGCGTGCGCGCGAAGCCGATCTGGCCGCCAGCATTGCTGACGCTGCGCGCAAACTGGCCCTGCCGTCCGCCTGA
- a CDS encoding MFS transporter — MTQPQAGAVTGDFSPAQAPTKDTPADVRRRLRSIFSGSIGNLVEWYDWYVYSAFALYFAKSFFPKGDQTAQLLNTAAVFAVGFLARPVGGWLMGIYADRYGRKRALFFSVVLMCAGSLIIALTPSYATIGVAAPVLLVLARLLQGLSVGGEYGTSATYLSEVANKENRGFYSSFQYVTLIAGQLTALALLIVLQQFVLSPAQLEAWGWRIPFFIGALCALLAMVMRSHMEETQSFTAAKTNKKRGTLSELAKHPRAVATVVGLTTGGTVAFYTYSIYMQKFLANTVGLSKDTATLVSGATLLLFAMLQPIVGGLSDRIGRRPILIAFGVLGTLFTVPIMTGISQTTNVWTAFFLIMAALVIVSGYTSINAVVKAELFPAEVRALGVGLPYALTVSIFGGTAEYIALWLKQAGHESLFYWYVTGTIFLSLLVYVFMRDTREHSRIEH; from the coding sequence ATGACGCAGCCTCAGGCTGGTGCGGTCACGGGCGACTTTTCGCCCGCGCAGGCCCCCACCAAAGACACTCCCGCAGACGTACGCCGTCGTCTGCGTTCCATCTTCTCCGGTTCGATTGGCAACCTTGTCGAGTGGTACGACTGGTATGTCTACTCGGCGTTTGCCCTGTACTTTGCCAAGTCGTTCTTCCCGAAGGGCGACCAGACCGCGCAGCTGCTCAATACGGCGGCGGTGTTTGCGGTCGGCTTTCTGGCGCGTCCGGTGGGCGGGTGGTTGATGGGTATCTACGCCGATCGCTACGGCCGCAAGCGCGCGCTGTTCTTCTCGGTGGTGCTCATGTGCGCGGGCTCGCTCATCATTGCGCTCACGCCGAGCTACGCGACCATCGGCGTGGCGGCACCCGTGCTGCTGGTGCTGGCGCGTCTGCTGCAAGGCTTGTCGGTCGGCGGAGAATACGGCACCTCGGCCACGTACCTGAGCGAAGTCGCCAACAAGGAAAACCGCGGCTTCTACTCGAGCTTCCAGTACGTCACGCTCATCGCCGGGCAACTGACGGCGCTGGCCCTGCTGATCGTGCTGCAGCAGTTCGTGCTGTCGCCGGCGCAGCTTGAGGCGTGGGGGTGGCGCATCCCGTTCTTCATCGGCGCGCTGTGTGCGCTGCTGGCAATGGTCATGCGCTCGCACATGGAGGAGACGCAATCCTTTACCGCCGCGAAGACAAACAAGAAGCGCGGCACGCTGTCGGAACTGGCCAAGCATCCGCGCGCCGTTGCAACGGTCGTGGGCCTGACGACGGGCGGTACGGTGGCGTTCTACACGTACTCGATCTACATGCAGAAGTTCCTGGCCAACACGGTGGGGCTGTCGAAGGACACGGCGACGCTGGTGTCCGGTGCCACGCTGCTGCTGTTCGCGATGCTGCAGCCGATCGTGGGCGGGCTGTCCGACCGCATTGGCCGCCGTCCGATCCTGATCGCGTTTGGCGTGCTGGGTACGCTGTTCACCGTGCCGATCATGACCGGCATCAGCCAGACCACCAACGTGTGGACGGCGTTCTTCCTGATCATGGCCGCGTTGGTGATTGTCTCCGGCTACACGTCGATCAACGCGGTGGTCAAGGCGGAGCTGTTCCCCGCGGAAGTGCGTGCGCTGGGCGTGGGCCTGCCGTATGCACTCACGGTGTCGATCTTCGGCGGCACGGCCGAGTACATCGCGCTGTGGCTCAAGCAGGCGGGTCACGAGTCGCTGTTCTACTGGTATGTGACGGGCACGATCTTCCTGTCGCTGTTGGTGTACGTGTTCATGCGCGATACTCGCGAGCATTCCCGCATCGAACATTGA
- a CDS encoding ParA family protein, with amino-acid sequence MSAKIVTVFNQKGGCGKTTVSMHIAGTLGLRGSKTLLVDMDEQGTATRWAAQAPEDKPFPASVIGLAPSGGAMHREVRKFVADYDYIVVDCPPAVHSPSSSSALLISDIALIPVVPSPPDLWAAVAAKALAQQAQVTNETLRIRVLANMVQRRVSLAKQAIEILGDDGDIPLMDSMIGSRSAFRECQAIGATVHGVSGAREAVSEVDILIDEVLQLLQEERV; translated from the coding sequence GTGAGCGCCAAGATCGTAACGGTATTCAATCAGAAAGGCGGATGCGGCAAGACCACGGTCAGCATGCACATCGCCGGAACCCTTGGTTTGCGGGGGAGTAAAACGCTGCTGGTCGATATGGACGAGCAAGGAACGGCCACACGGTGGGCCGCTCAAGCGCCCGAAGACAAGCCCTTTCCAGCTTCGGTGATCGGTTTAGCGCCGTCTGGCGGCGCCATGCACAGAGAGGTGCGCAAGTTTGTGGCGGACTACGATTACATCGTCGTCGATTGCCCTCCAGCGGTCCACTCGCCGTCTTCGTCAAGCGCGCTGCTGATCTCCGACATTGCGTTGATTCCCGTAGTGCCGTCGCCTCCGGATCTCTGGGCTGCCGTGGCCGCCAAAGCCCTCGCGCAGCAGGCCCAGGTAACCAACGAAACGCTGCGCATTCGCGTACTGGCGAACATGGTCCAGCGGCGGGTTTCGCTCGCGAAGCAAGCAATTGAAATTCTTGGTGATGATGGTGATATTCCTTTGATGGATTCCATGATCGGTTCGCGCTCTGCATTTCGGGAGTGTCAGGCGATCGGTGCGACGGTGCATGGTGTGTCGGGCGCCCGGGAAGCCGTCAGTGAAGTCGACATCTTGATCGACGAGGTGTTGCAGTTGTTGCAGGAGGAACGTGTATGA
- a CDS encoding DNA-binding protein, with protein sequence MARPGLYFSAEQQQRIVEAIRRLDIAFPHDNAVFLDEVIEAVQAVTRRVYGVRRYVQWLAEAGVRRRPSNATLQKAIDRAQGRGPVASGIATDAVEPWPIPLAHAETGTLSARDERNRTGRAIGAPGAGAEWMEARIRAEVAERALEHEAARNRQLQAAMADLERRLGEALATAPAVPPKLTDATLERLEQTMETVTRLEGAASALAGTERFLRLQNDAVRQQTQNEADQLRQRIRTLEAEVAQLNAQIDAYRRTPERTAPVSRGWVKPSS encoded by the coding sequence ATGGCACGCCCCGGTCTCTATTTCTCGGCTGAGCAGCAGCAACGAATCGTTGAAGCGATTCGACGGTTGGATATCGCCTTCCCGCACGACAACGCTGTATTCCTCGATGAGGTGATCGAAGCCGTTCAGGCGGTGACGCGCCGTGTTTACGGCGTTCGGCGTTACGTGCAGTGGTTGGCGGAAGCCGGAGTACGCCGGCGTCCGAGCAATGCGACGTTACAGAAGGCGATCGACCGGGCGCAGGGGCGTGGGCCGGTTGCAAGTGGTATCGCTACGGATGCGGTTGAGCCTTGGCCGATCCCGTTGGCACACGCAGAAACGGGTACGCTTTCTGCGCGCGACGAACGCAACCGCACCGGGCGCGCCATTGGCGCGCCCGGTGCGGGCGCCGAATGGATGGAAGCGCGCATCCGAGCCGAGGTGGCGGAGCGCGCGCTGGAACACGAAGCCGCGCGCAATCGGCAATTGCAGGCCGCCATGGCCGACTTGGAGCGGCGTCTCGGCGAAGCGCTTGCCACGGCGCCGGCCGTGCCGCCCAAGTTGACCGACGCGACCCTCGAGCGCCTGGAGCAGACCATGGAAACCGTGACCCGCCTGGAGGGCGCGGCCAGCGCGCTGGCGGGTACGGAGCGCTTTCTACGCTTGCAGAACGATGCGGTGCGCCAGCAGACGCAAAACGAAGCCGATCAACTGCGTCAGCGCATCCGCACCCTGGAAGCCGAGGTCGCGCAACTGAACGCCCAGATCGATGCCTACCGGCGCACGCCCGAGCGCACCGCGCCGGTCTCGCGCGGCTGGGTCAAGCCATCTTCCTGA
- the galU gene encoding UTP--glucose-1-phosphate uridylyltransferase GalU, whose translation MNEKITKAVFPVAGLGTRFLPATKASPKEMLPIVDKPLIQYAVEEAAAAGITEMIFITGRAKRAIEDHFDKAYELETELAAKNKQALLEMVQSIKPSGVECFYVRQPETLGLGHAVLCAQKLVRDEPFAVILADDLLDNQPPVMQQMTELYDHYRCSIVGVETIAPEASRSYGVVAGREWDDRLVKLDGIVEKPAPKDAPSNLGVVGRYILTPRIFDHLRNLKPGAGGELQLTDAIQSLLAEEQILAYRYRGQRFDCGSKFGYLQATVEFALRHPEVRADFEAYLHERLGLSQTHEDVSAEMESLVRDTIPLSVAA comes from the coding sequence ATGAACGAGAAGATCACCAAGGCCGTGTTTCCCGTGGCGGGACTCGGCACACGTTTTCTACCCGCCACCAAGGCCAGCCCGAAAGAGATGCTGCCGATCGTCGATAAGCCGCTGATCCAATATGCGGTGGAAGAGGCTGCCGCCGCGGGTATCACGGAAATGATCTTCATCACGGGCCGCGCCAAGCGCGCTATCGAAGACCATTTCGACAAGGCTTACGAGCTTGAAACCGAACTGGCCGCCAAGAACAAGCAGGCGTTGCTGGAGATGGTGCAGTCGATCAAGCCGTCCGGCGTCGAGTGCTTTTATGTGCGTCAGCCGGAGACCCTGGGCCTCGGCCACGCCGTGCTCTGTGCGCAGAAACTGGTACGCGACGAACCCTTCGCCGTGATCCTGGCCGATGACTTGCTGGACAACCAGCCGCCCGTCATGCAGCAGATGACGGAGCTTTACGATCACTACCGGTGCTCCATCGTCGGCGTCGAAACGATTGCGCCGGAAGCCTCGCGGTCGTATGGCGTGGTTGCCGGCCGTGAATGGGATGATCGGCTGGTCAAGCTCGATGGCATCGTCGAAAAGCCGGCGCCGAAGGATGCGCCGTCGAACCTGGGCGTGGTCGGGCGCTACATTCTGACGCCGCGCATCTTCGATCATCTGCGCAATCTGAAGCCTGGCGCAGGCGGCGAATTGCAGTTGACGGACGCCATCCAGAGCCTGCTGGCCGAAGAGCAGATCCTGGCGTATCGCTACCGTGGTCAGCGGTTCGATTGCGGAAGCAAGTTCGGTTACCTGCAGGCGACGGTCGAGTTTGCGCTGCGCCACCCGGAAGTGCGTGCTGACTTTGAGGCGTATCTGCATGAGCGTCTGGGCCTGTCCCAAACGCATGAAGATGTGTCTGCCGAGATGGAGTCGTTGGTTCGCGACACCATTCCGCTGAGCGTGGCTGCCTGA
- a CDS encoding replication protein RepA encodes MVTKRLTPNGKPADESPGRIIVPSGGQVIAAPEKFQRLFDEAQAMEREDAWQSGEVGFLSRASVQVTLPYRAPKGAPPVWTRSSGNISLMIQPGYFTQQRSERASNGRQRIVSETVSFGYPYGSYPRLMLAWIGKEIMAKKKRGEFQGTVEDRRISLGNSLSEFMYNLGIPMATGGKRGTMTLVRQQMIRLFSATIAIVQNKSAPSSQNQNQEPLSIDRIGYLLADQLSTWWDPMQPGQGSMFESFVVLSEPFFNELVNRPVPVDMRALKALKQSPFALDVYSWLTYRFFTIQKRTEIPWEALQMQFGTETESERKFRALFRKALKDVLVVYPDAKVDADSSKALILQPSRTSVRKLA; translated from the coding sequence ATGGTCACCAAACGCCTTACACCCAATGGGAAACCGGCCGACGAGTCGCCCGGCCGCATCATCGTCCCCTCGGGAGGGCAAGTCATTGCCGCGCCGGAGAAGTTTCAGCGCCTGTTCGACGAAGCACAGGCGATGGAACGGGAAGACGCCTGGCAAAGCGGCGAGGTTGGCTTTCTCAGCCGCGCCAGCGTGCAGGTCACCCTCCCCTATCGCGCTCCAAAGGGGGCACCGCCAGTCTGGACGCGTTCCAGCGGCAACATTTCGCTGATGATCCAGCCGGGCTACTTCACGCAGCAGCGTTCTGAGCGGGCCAGCAATGGGCGGCAGCGCATCGTCTCCGAGACGGTCTCTTTCGGCTATCCCTATGGCTCGTATCCTCGGCTGATGCTGGCCTGGATCGGCAAGGAGATCATGGCCAAGAAGAAGCGCGGCGAATTCCAGGGCACGGTGGAAGACCGGCGCATTTCGCTGGGCAACTCGCTGTCCGAGTTCATGTACAACTTGGGCATCCCAATGGCCACCGGCGGCAAGCGGGGCACCATGACGCTGGTGCGCCAGCAGATGATCCGCCTGTTCTCTGCCACGATTGCCATCGTGCAGAACAAGTCGGCGCCCAGCAGCCAGAATCAGAACCAGGAACCACTGTCGATCGATCGCATCGGTTACCTCCTGGCCGATCAATTGTCGACGTGGTGGGATCCAATGCAGCCGGGCCAGGGCTCGATGTTTGAGAGCTTCGTGGTGCTGTCCGAACCGTTCTTCAACGAGCTCGTAAATCGTCCTGTGCCGGTGGATATGCGTGCGTTGAAGGCGCTCAAGCAATCGCCGTTTGCACTGGATGTGTATTCGTGGCTCACATACCGCTTCTTTACGATCCAGAAGCGTACGGAGATCCCTTGGGAAGCGCTGCAGATGCAATTCGGTACCGAGACCGAAAGCGAGCGGAAATTCCGTGCGTTGTTCCGCAAGGCGCTGAAGGACGTGCTGGTTGTCTATCCAGACGCGAAAGTCGATGCTGACTCATCCAAGGCGCTGATTCTGCAGCCATCGCGTACCAGCGTGCGGAAGCTGGCCTGA
- a CDS encoding cold-shock protein: MATGTVKWFNETKGFGFITPDGGGADLFAHFSEIQGSGFKTLKDGQKVTFEVKQGPKGLQASAIKPE; this comes from the coding sequence ATGGCCACGGGTACTGTCAAATGGTTTAACGAAACCAAAGGCTTCGGCTTCATCACTCCGGACGGCGGCGGCGCAGATCTGTTCGCGCACTTCTCCGAAATTCAGGGTTCGGGCTTCAAGACCCTGAAGGACGGCCAGAAGGTCACCTTCGAGGTGAAGCAAGGCCCGAAGGGTCTGCAAGCCTCGGCGATCAAGCCGGAATAA
- a CDS encoding ParB/RepB/Spo0J family partition protein: MSAKLKSLKDGMLAGIAAEKTKATPVDRFALAEKAITSHPRGLLGQATHAAAFSAESPVPANTSERRVIKVPLERLQENPLNARRIYDPQIVQERAASIATHGQQTPGLAAPDPARPGWYVLIDGHYRKRALAAAGKAEMDCFIEDGLSDIDFYRLSFVLNEQRSGQSVLDNAIAWRQLLDEGKVKKEEDICEITGVSAGTVNKTLALLKLPESVLEVMKERPAGIGIATGYELTLYFKSAGEDRTRELVHRVLEEGLSSRDVEQIRKVAQEGRTRKVKEVSRQYKIRSAEGDLLGTIKEWDSGRVMLDVKLGDRAARESLVEALKSRFGLDVALL, encoded by the coding sequence ATGAGCGCGAAGTTGAAATCGCTCAAAGACGGCATGCTGGCCGGCATTGCCGCAGAGAAGACCAAGGCGACACCCGTTGATCGTTTTGCGCTAGCAGAAAAAGCGATTACCTCGCACCCTCGCGGCCTGCTTGGCCAAGCTACCCACGCCGCTGCTTTCAGCGCTGAAAGTCCGGTGCCCGCGAATACGTCTGAACGCCGGGTGATCAAGGTTCCGCTTGAACGGTTGCAGGAAAATCCGCTTAACGCCCGCCGCATCTACGATCCGCAGATCGTCCAGGAGCGGGCGGCGTCCATCGCTACGCATGGTCAGCAGACGCCAGGCTTGGCGGCGCCGGACCCGGCACGCCCAGGTTGGTATGTCCTGATCGACGGCCATTACCGGAAGCGTGCCTTGGCCGCCGCTGGGAAGGCCGAGATGGACTGCTTCATCGAGGACGGCCTGTCGGATATCGATTTCTATCGGCTGTCCTTCGTCTTGAACGAGCAGCGTTCCGGCCAATCCGTGTTGGACAACGCCATCGCTTGGCGGCAGCTGCTAGATGAAGGAAAAGTTAAAAAAGAAGAAGATATTTGCGAGATTACCGGCGTATCCGCAGGAACGGTCAACAAGACGTTGGCGCTGCTGAAACTGCCGGAGTCAGTGCTCGAAGTCATGAAGGAGCGACCGGCTGGTATTGGTATCGCGACCGGATACGAGCTGACGCTGTACTTCAAGAGCGCGGGCGAAGACCGTACGCGTGAGCTGGTACATCGCGTACTGGAAGAGGGGCTCTCAAGCCGCGACGTGGAGCAGATCCGCAAGGTGGCTCAAGAAGGGCGTACTCGCAAGGTGAAGGAAGTCAGCCGCCAATACAAGATTCGAAGCGCGGAAGGTGATCTTCTCGGCACAATCAAGGAGTGGGATTCCGGAAGAGTGATGCTTGATGTGAAGCTCGGAGATCGTGCCGCCCGGGAATCGCTGGTGGAAGCGCTGAAAAGCCGATTTGGCCTGGACGTCGCCCTACTGTAG
- a CDS encoding DUF4397 domain-containing protein, with product MKIQIRKIVAVLALGSLGVLAGCGGGDDDIGQIIGTSSPQYRTVHANPFIGNVDFGVNGTTKITNVGFKNVSNYFGIDATASTATVSNTGSSTPLASTGFTPANGHRYTALAIVAANGSATSLALIDDPYNKSILSDKARVRTFNASYNAPNVDVYVTAPNVDLSAIAPTMSGAAYGGAAPASTQDSIYVDGGTYQVRVATAGTKNIIFTSQPFSLANNADWLITTLPAGGVGAVTPNAIRVLVAQANGASQTASELPSQ from the coding sequence ATGAAGATACAGATCAGGAAGATCGTCGCCGTGCTGGCGCTGGGTTCGTTGGGCGTGCTTGCCGGATGCGGCGGCGGTGACGACGACATCGGGCAGATCATCGGCACCAGTTCGCCGCAATACCGCACGGTGCACGCCAACCCGTTCATCGGCAACGTTGACTTTGGGGTGAACGGCACCACGAAGATCACCAATGTCGGCTTCAAGAACGTCAGCAACTATTTCGGCATCGACGCGACGGCCAGCACGGCCACGGTGTCGAACACGGGCAGCAGCACGCCGCTGGCCTCGACCGGTTTCACGCCCGCAAACGGCCACCGCTATACGGCGCTGGCCATCGTGGCCGCCAACGGTTCGGCGACGAGCCTGGCACTGATCGATGATCCGTACAACAAGTCGATCCTGTCGGACAAGGCGCGCGTGCGCACCTTCAACGCTTCGTACAACGCCCCCAATGTGGACGTGTACGTGACCGCGCCGAACGTGGATCTTTCCGCCATTGCGCCGACCATGAGCGGTGCTGCGTATGGCGGCGCTGCGCCGGCCAGCACGCAGGATTCGATCTACGTCGATGGCGGCACGTACCAGGTGCGCGTGGCGACGGCGGGAACGAAAAACATCATCTTCACCTCGCAACCGTTCAGCCTGGCCAACAACGCCGACTGGCTGATCACCACGCTGCCGGCAGGGGGTGTTGGCGCAGTGACACCGAACGCGATTCGTGTGCTGGTGGCACAGGCTAACGGCGCTTCGCAGACGGCCTCTGAATTGCCCTCGCAGTAA